A single genomic interval of Lathyrus oleraceus cultivar Zhongwan6 chromosome 7, CAAS_Psat_ZW6_1.0, whole genome shotgun sequence harbors:
- the LOC127106246 gene encoding uncharacterized protein LOC127106246 codes for MLKPTMGDWMVLLKNGFGRGKAAYTTSTVPKMKAYAPPASDYVSNIHKQQHGKQSSKSAKQDFVPVYVAVGMIALSSMLGLHTAWQHLRNNPSVRVKKQGRESVPEVVEPEHVMEESDKLYKNSFFRKVAHVQERSYPDHSQVPSSINKDVFAHQPRVETLKSVGVDPSQS; via the exons ATGTTGAAGCCTACG ATGGGTGATTGGATGGTACTGCTGAAAAATGGATTTGGAAGAGGTAAAGCAGCATACACAACTTCAACAGTACCAAAGATGAAAGCATATGCTCCACCAGCATCCGACTATGTCAGTAACATACACAAACAACAACATGGGAAACAATCTTCCAAGTCAGCAAAACAAGACTTCGTACCGGTTTACGTTGCTGTCGGGATGATAGCTTTGTCATCGATGTTGGGTCTCCACACAGCGTGGCAGCATCTAAGGAATAACCCAAGCGTGCGTGTGAAGAAACAAGGGAGAGAGAGTGTTCCTGAAGTAGTTGAACCTGAACATGTTATGGAGGAATCTGATAAATTGTACAAGAATTCGTTTTTCAGGAAAGTTGCACATGTTCAGGAACGTAGTTATCCTGATCATAGTCAAGTTCCTAGTTCGATTAACAAGGATGTTTTTGCTCATCAGCCTCGTGTTGAGACACTCAAGTCTGTTGGTGTTGATCCCTCTCAATCCTAA